From the genome of Syntrophobacterales bacterium, one region includes:
- a CDS encoding pyridoxal phosphate-dependent aminotransferase, translating to MTVAKKIQGFMTAGSFIRKMFEEGARLKQQYGEENVFDFSLGNPNLEAPKAFKKRLLDIASSEGLGMHMYMQNAGYPGTRAAVAKELNATQGTSLSAEEIIMTCGAGGALNVILKTILNPGEEVISPAPFFMEYRFYVDNAGGALRIVPTRDDFSLDLDAIREAINEKTRAVLLNSPNNPTGKIYDEASIRALAEILRQSRAKYNQEIFLISDEPYREIVYDGNRVPSILAAYNSSFIATSYSKSLSIPGERIGYIAVNPAIDDLKEVIGGLVLCNRILGFVNAPALMQRIIAGLEGVKIDVESYRRKRDLLCDGLSAAGYALRKPEGTFYLFLKTPIADDVRFADLLREKRILVVPGSGFYGPGHIRIAYCVEDSTITGAMEGFREALAESR from the coding sequence ATGACCGTAGCAAAAAAAATACAGGGATTTATGACAGCGGGCTCCTTTATTCGCAAGATGTTTGAGGAGGGAGCCCGGCTGAAGCAGCAATATGGGGAGGAAAATGTCTTCGATTTCAGTCTGGGCAATCCGAATCTGGAGGCGCCGAAAGCTTTCAAAAAAAGACTTCTTGATATTGCCTCATCCGAAGGCTTGGGAATGCACATGTACATGCAGAATGCCGGTTATCCCGGGACACGCGCGGCCGTTGCGAAGGAACTTAATGCAACACAGGGGACAAGTCTTTCAGCCGAGGAAATTATCATGACCTGCGGCGCCGGCGGGGCCTTGAACGTTATTCTGAAGACAATCCTCAATCCGGGCGAGGAGGTTATCAGCCCCGCGCCGTTTTTTATGGAGTACCGCTTTTATGTTGACAACGCCGGCGGCGCCCTGCGCATCGTACCGACACGGGATGATTTTTCTCTGGATCTCGACGCGATCCGGGAGGCGATAAACGAAAAAACCCGAGCCGTTTTACTCAATTCGCCCAACAATCCCACCGGAAAGATTTACGATGAAGCGTCTATCCGGGCGCTGGCGGAGATTCTGAGGCAAAGCCGGGCTAAGTACAATCAGGAAATATTTCTCATTTCCGATGAACCATACCGGGAAATCGTCTATGACGGAAACAGGGTGCCCAGCATCCTTGCCGCTTACAACTCCAGCTTTATCGCCACCTCTTATTCCAAGAGCCTTTCCATCCCGGGGGAGCGGATCGGCTATATCGCGGTGAATCCGGCAATAGATGATCTTAAGGAGGTTATCGGAGGGCTTGTTCTTTGCAACCGGATTCTCGGTTTTGTCAATGCCCCCGCCCTTATGCAGCGCATTATCGCCGGGCTGGAAGGGGTGAAGATTGATGTGGAGTCATACAGGCGCAAGCGGGATCTGCTCTGCGACGGCCTTTCCGCTGCCGGATATGCCTTGCGCAAACCGGAAGGGACGTTCTACCTTTTTCTCAAAACGCCGATTGCCGATGATGTCCGTTTCGCCGATCTCCTGCGTGAAAAAAGAATCCTTGTTGTTCCCGGAAGCGGTTTCTACGGCCCCGGACATATCCGGATCGCCTATTGTGTCGAAGACTCGACAATTACGGGAGCTATGGAAGGATTCCGGGAAGCTTTGGCAGAGAGTCGCTGA
- a CDS encoding sensor domain-containing diguanylate cyclase has protein sequence MNRKKGKDLQVNAWLEPIGSTVPDFVDFLPDASFMIDCDSRVILWNHAMEEMTGVAATEMLGRGNYEYALPFYASRRPMLIDMVLHPELNFSNQYYLFTKNDVMLSGEAVVPNLRGMKRHLWGRAMLSKDSRGEIIGAVETLRDITDVKFSLDRLLLETEKCHQAFENIQDVYYEVSLDGTFMEISPSVKNVLGWQREELIGTSIAHLYANPADRDVFLQRITSAGGVYDYEILFKHQDGSLLNISMNARYFPGNDREPPRNIGSMRNITQRKKIEEALRISEERYRTLIENIPVAVNRTTPPPHGRFLMVNPAILRMFGFSSEAEALMTDPAEIYFDPAERETFAQRIFEWGGLKDYEMRFRKRDGTPLWGAMTAKAVYDKESGKALFFDCIIEDITARKKTEAEILQLAYYDGLTGLPNRSLFLDRLKMAIARSAREKNMVVLMMFDLDLFKDVNDTMGHPAGDKLLKAVAERLLRRLRKSDTIARLGGDEFMVIYAGVSECRQADLLAAKLLNVFSKPFLLGDIPVRITASVGVAVYPEDADDLDMMLRNVDIALYKAKEDGGNSSRRYSGKNEMMHKK, from the coding sequence ATGAACAGGAAAAAAGGCAAGGATTTACAAGTTAATGCATGGCTTGAACCTATTGGTTCGACCGTGCCTGATTTTGTTGATTTTCTTCCCGATGCCTCATTTATGATCGACTGCGACAGCAGGGTAATTCTCTGGAACCATGCGATGGAAGAGATGACCGGTGTTGCGGCCACGGAGATGCTGGGTCGCGGGAATTACGAGTATGCCCTTCCTTTTTATGCCTCAAGACGACCGATGCTCATTGATATGGTTTTGCATCCTGAACTCAATTTTTCCAATCAATATTATTTGTTCACGAAAAATGACGTCATGCTCTCCGGTGAAGCTGTTGTGCCGAATCTCCGGGGGATGAAGCGCCATCTCTGGGGAAGGGCGATGCTGTCGAAAGACAGCCGCGGGGAGATTATTGGCGCCGTGGAGACACTACGGGATATCACGGATGTCAAATTTTCGCTTGACCGTTTACTCTTAGAGACCGAGAAATGCCACCAGGCATTTGAGAATATTCAGGATGTTTATTACGAAGTCAGCCTTGACGGTACATTCATGGAGATTTCCCCTTCCGTAAAAAATGTCCTGGGATGGCAAAGAGAGGAACTGATTGGAACATCGATTGCTCATCTTTACGCCAATCCTGCCGATCGGGATGTTTTTCTGCAGAGAATAACCAGCGCAGGCGGGGTCTATGATTATGAGATTCTGTTCAAGCACCAGGATGGTTCATTGCTCAATATTTCAATGAATGCGCGATACTTTCCCGGCAACGATCGCGAACCCCCCCGCAATATAGGCTCCATGCGCAATATCACACAGCGCAAGAAGATAGAGGAAGCGCTCCGGATCAGTGAAGAGCGATACCGGACGTTGATCGAGAATATACCCGTAGCGGTAAACCGGACTACGCCGCCGCCGCACGGCCGTTTTCTTATGGTCAATCCCGCAATTTTACGGATGTTTGGTTTTTCCAGCGAGGCTGAGGCGCTGATGACCGACCCGGCGGAAATATATTTTGATCCCGCGGAAAGGGAAACTTTTGCCCAACGGATTTTTGAATGGGGCGGTTTGAAAGATTATGAGATGCGGTTCCGTAAAAGAGACGGCACTCCCTTGTGGGGGGCGATGACCGCGAAGGCAGTATATGACAAAGAGAGCGGCAAGGCGCTCTTTTTTGACTGCATAATCGAAGATATAACCGCTCGTAAAAAGACCGAGGCGGAGATCCTGCAACTTGCCTATTACGACGGATTGACCGGACTTCCCAATCGTTCCCTTTTTCTGGATCGTCTTAAGATGGCCATAGCCCGCTCCGCCCGGGAGAAGAACATGGTCGTTCTGATGATGTTTGATCTGGATCTCTTCAAGGACGTAAACGACACCATGGGGCATCCGGCGGGCGACAAACTGCTGAAGGCAGTGGCCGAACGTCTTTTGCGCCGTCTGCGCAAGAGCGATACAATAGCCCGTCTGGGGGGAGACGAGTTCATGGTCATCTACGCCGGCGTCAGTGAGTGCAGACAAGCCGATCTGCTGGCCGCAAAGCTTTTGAATGTTTTCAGCAAGCCTTTTTTGTTGGGCGACATTCCTGTAAGGATTACGGCAAGCGTCGGCGTTGCCGTTTATCCGGAGGACGCGGACGATCTGGACATGATGCTCCGCAATGTGGATATTGCCCTGTACAAGGCAAAGGAGGACGGCGGGAACTCAAGTCGTCGTTATTCAGGTAAAAACGAAATGATGCACAAAAAGTAG